A DNA window from Brenneria izadpanahii contains the following coding sequences:
- the msrB gene encoding peptide-methionine (R)-S-oxide reductase MsrB produces MTNKLVQQTSSDATELTEIQRYVTQQRGTEPPYSGKLLHNKRTGIYHCLCCQRPLFYSGNKYDSGCGWPSFDQPVSSDAVRYLDDHSHHMHRIEIRCGNCDAHLGHVFPDGPQQTTGERYCVNSASLSFIDADDGNRVDG; encoded by the coding sequence ATGACTAACAAACTCGTTCAGCAAACTTCTTCAGATGCGACTGAATTGACCGAAATACAACGTTACGTGACTCAGCAGAGAGGCACCGAACCCCCGTATTCCGGCAAGTTGCTGCATAACAAGCGTACCGGTATCTATCACTGCCTGTGCTGCCAGAGACCGTTGTTTTATTCAGGCAACAAGTATGACTCAGGGTGCGGCTGGCCGAGTTTCGACCAACCGGTATCCTCTGACGCCGTTCGTTATCTTGACGACCATTCACATCATATGCACCGTATTGAGATCCGCTGCGGCAATTGTGATGCACATTTGGGACATGTATTCCCCGACGGCCCTCAGCAGACCACCGGCGAACGGTATTGCGTCAATTCCGCCTCGTTAAGTTTTATTGATGCCGATGACGGCAACCGGGTCGATGGCTAA
- a CDS encoding YeaC family protein — protein sequence MQLDDLIDAMTPEIYQRLATAVELGKWPDGVSLTTEQKENCLQMVMLWQSRHNKQAEHMTIGPDGEIVMKSKQELKQQFSDPAIARLYPT from the coding sequence ATGCAACTTGATGATTTGATCGATGCCATGACGCCGGAAATCTACCAACGGCTGGCGACGGCCGTTGAACTGGGAAAATGGCCGGACGGCGTTTCTTTAACCACGGAACAGAAAGAAAACTGCTTGCAGATGGTGATGCTGTGGCAATCACGCCACAATAAACAAGCGGAGCATATGACCATCGGCCCTGATGGGGAGATCGTGATGAAAAGCAAGCAGGAGCTGAAACAACAGTTCAGCGATCCCGCTATTGCGAGGCTTTATCCAACGTGA
- the pncA gene encoding bifunctional nicotinamidase/pyrazinamidase has product MNSALLLIDLQNDFCPGGALAVKEGDRVIEVANRAIAACAASNVAVIASQDWHPANHGSFAVNANASVGEIGELDGLPQVWWPVHCVQDQPGARFHPALNQQAIEWVVRKGTQANIDSYSAFFDNGHRAKTDLDDWLRAHDVTHLIIMGIATDYCVKFSVLDALALGYKTDVLVDGCRGVNLNPEDSRLALQEMQRQGASLIDLDTFIAALPA; this is encoded by the coding sequence ATGAACAGCGCTTTATTATTGATTGATTTGCAAAATGACTTCTGCCCTGGCGGCGCATTGGCCGTCAAAGAAGGCGATCGCGTGATTGAGGTGGCGAATCGCGCGATTGCGGCCTGCGCCGCGTCGAATGTCGCGGTCATCGCCAGTCAGGACTGGCATCCGGCCAATCATGGCAGTTTTGCCGTCAACGCCAACGCATCAGTAGGCGAAATCGGCGAGCTTGACGGTCTGCCTCAAGTTTGGTGGCCGGTCCATTGCGTCCAGGATCAACCGGGCGCCCGGTTTCATCCGGCGCTAAATCAGCAAGCGATTGAATGGGTGGTGCGCAAAGGTACTCAGGCCAACATTGATAGCTATAGCGCATTCTTTGACAACGGTCACCGCGCCAAAACCGATCTGGATGACTGGCTGCGCGCTCATGACGTCACGCACTTGATCATCATGGGTATCGCAACGGACTATTGCGTCAAATTCAGCGTGCTGGACGCCCTCGCGCTGGGCTACAAAACGGATGTTCTGGTGGATGGATGTCGAGGCGTCAATCTTAATCCGGAAGATAGCCGCCTAGCGCTTCAGGAGATGCAGCGGCAAGGAGCAAGCCTAATCGATCTGGACACATTCATCGCCGCCCTGCCGGCGTAG
- the ansA gene encoding asparaginase, with translation MQKKSIYVAYTGGTIGMQRSANGYIPVSGHLQQQLAQMPEFHRSEMPAFTIHEYSPLIDSSDMTPADWQAIADDIQQHYDEYDGFVILHGTDTMAFTASALSFMLENLSKPVIVTGSQIPLAELRSDGQTNLLNALYVAANHPINEVALFFNNKLLRGNRTTKAHADGFDAFASPNYPPLLEAGIHIRRLAPPSVCENCPPLRVNVITPQPIGVITIYPGISADVVSNFLRQPVKALILRSYGVGNAPQSPGLLNELRQASERGIVVVNLTQCISGRVNMGGYATGNALAQAGVISGFDMTVEATLTKLHYLLSQQALSPDQIRQLMQQNLRGELSDKD, from the coding sequence ATGCAGAAAAAGTCTATCTACGTTGCCTATACGGGCGGCACAATCGGAATGCAGCGCTCCGCTAACGGCTATATCCCCGTCTCCGGGCATTTACAGCAACAATTGGCGCAGATGCCGGAATTCCATCGCTCCGAGATGCCGGCATTCACTATTCATGAGTATTCGCCGCTTATCGACTCATCCGATATGACGCCCGCCGACTGGCAGGCCATCGCGGATGATATTCAGCAGCATTACGATGAGTATGATGGTTTCGTCATTCTGCACGGCACCGACACCATGGCGTTTACCGCATCGGCGCTATCTTTCATGCTGGAGAACCTGTCTAAGCCGGTGATAGTGACAGGGTCACAAATTCCTCTGGCGGAATTACGTTCGGATGGGCAGACCAATTTGCTGAATGCGCTGTATGTCGCCGCCAATCACCCGATCAACGAGGTCGCCCTCTTTTTTAATAACAAACTGCTGCGCGGCAACCGAACCACCAAAGCGCATGCTGATGGTTTTGACGCCTTTGCTTCGCCCAACTATCCGCCGCTGTTGGAGGCCGGCATTCATATTCGCCGCCTGGCGCCGCCGTCGGTATGCGAAAATTGTCCTCCGTTGCGGGTGAACGTCATTACGCCGCAGCCCATCGGGGTTATTACGATTTATCCGGGTATCTCCGCGGATGTGGTCAGCAATTTTCTGCGGCAGCCGGTGAAGGCGCTGATATTACGCTCCTACGGCGTAGGCAACGCCCCGCAAAGTCCTGGTTTGTTGAATGAGTTGCGTCAAGCGTCGGAACGCGGCATCGTGGTGGTTAATCTAACGCAATGCATTTCCGGCCGGGTGAATATGGGCGGCTACGCCACCGGTAATGCGTTGGCTCAGGCCGGCGTAATCAGCGGTTTCGATATGACGGTCGAAGCAACGCTGACTAAATTGCACTACCTACTGAGTCAGCAGGCGCTTAGTCCCGACCAGATCAGGCAACTGATGCAGCAAAATCTGCGCGGCGAACTGAGCGATAAAGACTAA
- the sppA gene encoding signal peptide peptidase SppA yields the protein MRTLWRIFSGIFKWTWRLLNFIREFILNIFLIALILIGVGIYAQFTSSPAEITRGALLVDLTGVVVDQPSMNNKLRQLGREFFGASSNRRQENSLFDIVDSIRQAKTDDNITGIVLDLSDFSGADQPSLQYIGKSLREFRDSGKPIYAVGDSYSQAQYYLASFANTIALTPQGEVDLHGLATNNLYFKSLLDKLKVTTNIFRVGTYKSAVEPYLRDDLSPEAREADSRWINTLWQHYLDTVAANRQITPEQLFPGAAGIIAGLREVQGDTARYALQNKLVDEVASRTVIEQTLIKAFGWNNKTSNFNFTSIYDYEPKPPVQNNNQIAVIFANGAIIDGQETPGMVGGDTTAAQIREARLDSKVKAVILRVNSPGGSVSASEMIRSELMAVRLAGKPVVVSMGGMAASGGYWISTPANAIISSPSTLTGSIGIFGVINTFENSLESIGVHTDGVATSPLADLSVTKSLSPEFSQMVQLSIERGYKNFIDIVAQARKKTPEQIDQIAQGHVWIGSDAKENGLVDQLGDFDDAVKKAAELAKLGQYQLSWFAEQPSLFDAMMNQINASVYAWLPTAVQSMLPAPVAQLTNAIHAQPSIMNNLNDPQHRYALCLTCGDIQ from the coding sequence ATGCGCACATTGTGGCGAATTTTTAGCGGCATTTTTAAGTGGACCTGGCGTCTGCTTAATTTTATCAGAGAATTTATTCTCAATATTTTTCTTATCGCGCTCATTCTGATTGGAGTCGGGATTTACGCACAGTTCACAAGTTCGCCAGCAGAAATTACCCGTGGCGCATTGTTGGTCGATCTAACCGGCGTTGTGGTCGATCAGCCGTCAATGAACAACAAATTACGTCAGCTGGGACGTGAATTTTTCGGCGCATCCAGCAACCGGCGGCAGGAGAACTCCCTGTTTGACATTGTCGACAGCATCCGTCAGGCCAAAACCGATGATAATATTACCGGTATCGTGCTGGATCTGAGCGATTTTTCCGGGGCTGACCAGCCATCCTTGCAATATATCGGCAAATCTCTGCGTGAATTCCGCGACAGCGGTAAACCTATCTATGCCGTAGGCGATAGCTATAGCCAGGCGCAATATTATCTGGCCAGCTTCGCCAACACCATTGCCTTGACGCCCCAAGGCGAGGTGGATCTCCATGGTTTAGCCACCAATAACCTCTACTTCAAATCGTTATTGGATAAACTGAAAGTCACCACCAATATTTTCAGGGTCGGCACTTATAAATCCGCGGTTGAACCTTATCTGCGCGATGATCTGTCGCCGGAAGCCAGAGAGGCCGACAGCCGCTGGATCAACACCCTCTGGCAGCATTATCTGGATACCGTCGCGGCGAATCGTCAGATCACGCCGGAGCAGTTGTTCCCCGGCGCCGCCGGCATCATCGCGGGCCTGCGGGAAGTTCAGGGCGACACCGCACGCTATGCCCTGCAAAACAAGCTGGTGGATGAAGTCGCTTCCCGTACCGTTATTGAACAAACGCTGATCAAGGCGTTTGGCTGGAATAACAAGACCAGCAACTTTAATTTCACCAGCATTTACGACTATGAGCCGAAACCGCCGGTTCAGAACAATAATCAGATAGCCGTGATTTTTGCCAATGGCGCGATTATTGACGGTCAGGAAACGCCCGGAATGGTGGGCGGCGACACGACGGCCGCCCAGATCCGCGAAGCGCGTCTTGATTCTAAAGTCAAAGCCGTGATCCTGCGCGTCAACAGCCCCGGCGGCAGCGTGTCGGCATCGGAAATGATCCGCTCGGAACTCATGGCCGTGCGTCTCGCGGGCAAGCCGGTGGTGGTTTCAATGGGCGGAATGGCGGCATCCGGCGGATACTGGATTTCGACGCCGGCGAACGCCATTATCTCCAGCCCAAGCACGTTAACCGGTTCTATCGGTATCTTCGGCGTAATCAATACGTTTGAAAATTCGCTGGAAAGTATCGGCGTGCATACGGATGGCGTCGCCACCTCGCCGCTGGCCGATCTATCGGTAACCAAATCGTTATCGCCGGAGTTCAGCCAAATGGTTCAGTTGAGTATCGAACGCGGGTATAAGAACTTTATCGATATCGTCGCCCAGGCCCGTAAAAAAACGCCGGAGCAAATCGATCAGATTGCGCAGGGACATGTCTGGATCGGTAGCGATGCGAAAGAAAACGGCCTGGTCGACCAATTAGGCGATTTCGACGACGCGGTGAAGAAAGCCGCCGAACTGGCGAAACTGGGGCAATATCAGCTTAGCTGGTTCGCAGAACAGCCAAGCCTGTTTGATGCCATGATGAATCAGATCAATGCGTCGGTCTACGCTTGGCTGCCTACGGCCGTTCAGTCGATGCTGCCTGCTCCGGTAGCGCAACTGACCAATGCGATACACGCGCAGCCTTCCATCATGAATAACCTCAACGATCCGCAGCACCGGTACGCACTGTGCCTCACCTGCGGCGACATCCAGTAA
- a CDS encoding NAD(P)H nitroreductase yields the protein MDALELLLNRRSASRLTTPAPSGEALNNIIHAGMRAPDHGTLQPWRFFVIENEGLARFSALLTEAAEQEGLDEAGIEKARQAPFRAPLIITVVAHCEENPKVPRWEQVVSAGCAVQAMQMAALAQGFNGIWRSGAWTHNPRVREAFNCREQDEIVGFLYLGTPQLKASTSVTPLAAEKFVHYF from the coding sequence ATGGATGCTCTCGAACTGTTGCTTAATCGTCGTTCGGCTTCGCGCCTGACGACGCCCGCGCCTTCCGGCGAGGCGCTTAATAATATTATTCACGCTGGCATGCGTGCGCCCGATCACGGAACGTTACAGCCCTGGCGGTTCTTTGTGATTGAAAATGAAGGACTGGCTCGCTTTAGCGCGCTGCTTACCGAAGCGGCGGAGCAGGAAGGTCTGGATGAAGCCGGCATAGAAAAAGCCCGGCAGGCTCCGTTTCGCGCCCCGCTGATTATTACCGTGGTGGCGCATTGCGAAGAAAATCCGAAGGTTCCCCGCTGGGAGCAGGTCGTTTCCGCCGGCTGCGCCGTTCAGGCGATGCAGATGGCAGCGCTGGCTCAGGGTTTTAACGGCATCTGGCGCAGCGGCGCCTGGACGCACAACCCGCGAGTACGCGAGGCGTTTAATTGCCGCGAACAGGATGAAATCGTCGGTTTTCTCTATTTGGGAACGCCGCAACTGAAAGCGTCAACCTCGGTGACGCCGCTCGCCGCCGAAAAATTTGTCCATTATTTCTGA
- a CDS encoding DNA topoisomerase III has product MRLFIAEKPSLARAIADVLPKPHRRGDGFIACGQNDVVTWCVGHLLEQAQPDVYDARYARWSLADLPIIPQKWLLQPRPSVSKQLNTIKKLLAEASEIIHAGDPDREGQLLVDEVLEYLALPEEKRHQVRRCLVNDLNPQAVERAVARLRENREFIPLCVSALARSRADWLYGINMTRAYTLLGRNAGYDGVLSVGRVQTPVLGLVVRRDEEIENFVPKDYFEVKAHILTPAGERFVAIWQPSESCEPYQDEEGRLLHRSLAEHVVKRIDGQPAFVTGYNDKRESETAPLPYSLSTLQIEAAKRFGLSAQQVLDICQKLYETHKLITYPRSDSRYLPEEHFAGRHAVLNAISVHQPDLLPQPVMDIERRNRCWDDSKVDAHHAIIPTARTSGAALSDNEQKVYGLIARQYIMQFCPDAVFRKCVIDLDIAGGKFVAKARFLAEAGWRALLGGKERDEENEGTPLPIVAKGDELLCERGEVVERQTQPPRPFTDATLLSAMTGIARFVQDKALKKILRATDGLGTEATRAGIIELLFKRSFLFKKGRYIHASEAGRALIHSLPDMAAHPDMTAHWEATLTQISEKKCRYQDFMQPLTHSLQELIHQARQNRAVSAFKGIAAPPVSSKKRRKAQPKVKEQNK; this is encoded by the coding sequence ATGCGACTTTTTATTGCTGAAAAGCCCAGTTTGGCGCGGGCGATCGCGGATGTGCTGCCTAAGCCGCATCGCCGCGGCGATGGTTTTATCGCCTGCGGTCAAAACGATGTTGTGACATGGTGCGTCGGGCACTTGCTCGAACAGGCGCAACCCGATGTTTATGATGCGCGCTATGCGCGCTGGTCATTGGCCGATTTACCCATCATTCCCCAGAAATGGCTGCTTCAGCCCCGGCCTTCCGTGAGCAAACAGCTCAACACCATTAAAAAACTCCTGGCGGAAGCCAGCGAAATCATTCATGCAGGCGACCCCGATCGCGAAGGACAACTGCTGGTTGACGAGGTGCTGGAATATCTCGCCTTGCCGGAAGAAAAACGGCATCAGGTACGGCGTTGTCTGGTGAACGATTTGAACCCTCAGGCGGTGGAGCGCGCGGTCGCAAGGCTGCGTGAAAACAGAGAGTTCATTCCGCTGTGCGTCTCTGCGCTGGCGCGTTCCCGCGCCGACTGGCTGTATGGCATCAATATGACGCGCGCCTATACGTTATTGGGGCGCAATGCGGGCTATGACGGCGTTCTATCGGTCGGACGGGTTCAAACGCCGGTGCTGGGACTGGTGGTGCGCCGCGACGAAGAGATCGAGAATTTCGTTCCTAAAGATTACTTCGAGGTAAAGGCGCACATCCTCACGCCGGCCGGCGAACGATTTGTTGCGATCTGGCAGCCAAGCGAATCCTGCGAACCTTATCAGGATGAAGAAGGGCGCTTGTTGCATCGTTCTCTGGCGGAACACGTCGTCAAAAGAATCGATGGCCAGCCCGCTTTTGTGACCGGCTATAATGATAAACGGGAATCAGAAACCGCGCCGCTGCCTTATTCGCTATCGACGTTGCAGATTGAGGCCGCTAAGCGTTTTGGGCTCAGCGCTCAGCAGGTGCTGGATATTTGTCAGAAGCTCTATGAAACCCATAAGCTGATTACTTATCCGCGCTCTGATAGCCGTTATCTGCCGGAAGAGCATTTTGCCGGGCGTCATGCGGTACTGAATGCGATTTCGGTGCATCAGCCGGATCTTTTGCCTCAGCCGGTTATGGATATCGAACGGCGCAACCGCTGCTGGGATGACAGTAAGGTCGACGCCCACCATGCGATTATTCCTACGGCGCGCACCTCAGGCGCGGCGCTGTCCGATAACGAGCAAAAAGTTTATGGGCTGATCGCCCGACAATACATCATGCAGTTCTGTCCTGACGCCGTGTTTCGCAAATGCGTGATCGATTTGGATATCGCCGGCGGAAAATTTGTCGCCAAAGCGCGGTTTCTGGCCGAAGCGGGCTGGCGCGCGCTGTTGGGGGGAAAAGAGCGCGATGAAGAGAACGAAGGTACGCCGTTGCCGATCGTCGCCAAAGGCGATGAGCTGTTGTGCGAACGCGGCGAGGTGGTTGAGCGGCAAACGCAGCCGCCTAGACCGTTTACCGATGCGACCTTGCTGTCGGCGATGACGGGGATCGCGCGTTTTGTTCAAGATAAAGCGCTAAAGAAAATCTTGCGGGCGACCGATGGTTTAGGTACGGAAGCGACGCGCGCGGGTATTATCGAGTTGCTGTTCAAACGCTCATTCCTATTCAAGAAGGGACGTTATATCCATGCCAGCGAAGCGGGGCGGGCATTGATTCATTCTCTGCCGGATATGGCGGCGCATCCGGATATGACGGCTCACTGGGAAGCGACGCTGACGCAGATCAGCGAAAAGAAATGCCGCTATCAGGATTTTATGCAGCCGCTGACGCATTCGTTGCAGGAACTGATTCATCAGGCCAGACAGAACCGTGCCGTGAGCGCTTTCAAAGGTATTGCTGCCCCTCCGGTGAGCAGTAAAAAACGGCGTAAAGCCCAGCCCAAAGTGAAGGAGCAGAATAAATGA
- a CDS encoding DUF1496 domain-containing protein, whose protein sequence is MRSLISWFIAGAVLALPAAVLASRGGTDVVVPVPPEVWGAGTAREPNNNCMRCCVYENRNYSEGAVLKLDGVILQCVRDKQTVGTNDLIWQPLKQ, encoded by the coding sequence ATGAGGTCGTTAATTTCCTGGTTTATTGCCGGCGCCGTGTTGGCGCTGCCGGCGGCGGTTTTGGCGAGCCGCGGCGGGACGGACGTAGTGGTGCCGGTCCCTCCGGAAGTGTGGGGCGCGGGAACCGCGCGTGAACCGAACAATAATTGTATGCGCTGCTGCGTTTATGAAAACCGTAACTATTCGGAAGGCGCGGTGTTGAAATTGGACGGGGTGATCCTTCAGTGCGTTCGGGATAAACAGACGGTGGGAACGAACGATCTGATTTGGCAGCCGCTCAAGCAGTAG
- the xthA gene encoding exodeoxyribonuclease III has product MKVVSFNINGLRARPHQLAAIIEQHQPDVIGLQETKVHDDMFPLEEVGQYGYHVFYHGQKGHYGVALLCKNQPIAVRRGFPTDEEDAQRRIIMADFATEQGTLTVVNGYFPQGENRDHPIKFPAKTRFYQDLQNYIEQHHAADQPLIVMGDLNISPTDLDIGIGEDNRKRWLRTGKCSFLPEEREWLSRLQTWGLTDTFRAANPDCDDRFSWFDYRSAGFDTNRGLRIDLILASRPLAERCTDTGIDYDIRAMEKPSDHAPIWAEFAL; this is encoded by the coding sequence ATGAAAGTTGTTTCTTTTAATATCAATGGACTGCGAGCGCGGCCGCATCAGTTGGCCGCAATTATCGAGCAGCACCAGCCAGATGTGATCGGACTACAGGAAACCAAGGTCCATGACGACATGTTTCCACTGGAAGAAGTGGGCCAATATGGCTATCACGTCTTTTATCACGGACAAAAAGGCCATTACGGCGTCGCACTGCTGTGCAAAAACCAACCGATAGCGGTGCGGCGCGGTTTTCCAACGGATGAAGAAGACGCGCAGCGGCGGATCATCATGGCGGATTTTGCGACGGAACAGGGCACGCTGACGGTGGTGAACGGTTATTTTCCTCAGGGAGAAAATCGCGACCATCCGATTAAGTTCCCGGCCAAAACCCGCTTTTATCAGGATCTGCAAAACTATATTGAGCAGCACCATGCCGCCGACCAACCGTTGATCGTTATGGGCGATCTGAATATCAGCCCGACCGATCTTGATATCGGCATTGGCGAAGACAACCGCAAGCGTTGGCTGCGTACGGGTAAATGTTCGTTCTTGCCGGAAGAGCGTGAGTGGCTGTCCCGTCTGCAAACCTGGGGGCTTACCGATACGTTCCGCGCCGCCAACCCAGACTGCGACGATCGTTTTTCATGGTTCGACTATCGTTCCGCCGGTTTTGATACCAATCGCGGGCTGCGTATCGATTTGATACTGGCAAGCCGACCGCTGGCCGAACGCTGTACCGATACCGGCATCGACTATGATATTCGGGCGATGGAAAAACCGTCCGATCATGCGCCGATCTGGGCCGAGTTCGCGTTATAA
- a CDS encoding trimeric intracellular cation channel family protein has product MLTYIYLIAITAEGMSGALAAGRRNMDIFGVSMIAFITALGGGTVRDILLGHYPIGWTQHPGYIYLTIGAGLFTIVIARVMHHLHRLFLVLDAMGLIAFTIIGCNVAQGLNYSITIVVMAGIVTGIFGGILRDIFCNRTPMVLKKELYACVSLLVALLYLGLKALNVDHDINLLVSFGIGLSVRLAAIRWSWQLPVFSYMSESWKG; this is encoded by the coding sequence GTGCTTACTTATATCTATCTGATCGCGATCACGGCGGAAGGCATGTCTGGCGCGCTGGCTGCAGGGCGGCGCAATATGGATATTTTCGGCGTGAGTATGATCGCCTTTATCACCGCGCTCGGCGGCGGTACGGTGCGCGATATTCTGCTTGGTCATTATCCCATCGGTTGGACTCAACATCCCGGCTATATTTACCTCACTATCGGCGCAGGTCTCTTCACTATCGTCATCGCCCGCGTGATGCATCATCTGCATCGCTTGTTTCTGGTGCTGGATGCCATGGGGCTGATTGCATTCACGATCATCGGCTGCAATGTCGCGCAAGGGCTGAATTACTCTATTACGATTGTCGTTATGGCGGGGATTGTGACGGGGATTTTTGGCGGCATTCTGCGGGATATATTCTGTAACCGAACCCCAATGGTTTTGAAAAAAGAGCTCTATGCCTGTGTGTCACTGCTGGTTGCGCTGCTTTATCTGGGGCTGAAGGCGTTGAATGTGGATCATGATATCAACCTGCTGGTTTCCTTCGGCATCGGTCTGTCCGTGCGTCTGGCCGCGATTCGCTGGTCATGGCAGCTTCCGGTTTTTTCTTATATGTCGGAAAGTTGGAAGGGCTAA
- the purU gene encoding formyltetrahydrofolate deformylase — protein MQPQNTQRKVLRTICPDAKGLIAKITNICYKHELNIVQNNEFVDHRTGRFFMRTELEGIFNDVTLLADLDGALPAGSARELTTSGRRRIVILVTKEAHCLGDLLMKSAYGGLDVEIAAVIGNHDTLRTLVERFDIPFHLVSHEGFTREEHDQHMIAQIDQYQPDFVVLAKYMRVLTPAFVQHYPNQVINIHHSFLPAFIGARPYHQAYERGVKIIGATAHYVNDSLDEGPIIMQDVINVDHTYTADDMMRAGRDVEKNVLSRALYRVLAQRVFVYGNRTIIL, from the coding sequence ATGCAACCCCAAAATACCCAAAGAAAAGTATTACGGACCATTTGCCCCGACGCTAAAGGGCTAATCGCAAAAATCACTAATATTTGTTACAAGCACGAGCTCAACATCGTGCAAAACAATGAGTTTGTCGATCACCGCACCGGGCGTTTTTTCATGCGTACCGAACTGGAAGGGATATTTAATGATGTCACCTTGCTGGCCGATCTCGACGGCGCGCTCCCTGCCGGTTCTGCTCGTGAACTGACGACTTCCGGCCGTCGCCGCATCGTCATTCTGGTAACGAAAGAAGCTCACTGCCTGGGCGACTTATTGATGAAAAGCGCATACGGCGGGCTGGATGTCGAAATCGCCGCCGTCATCGGCAACCACGACACTTTGCGCACGCTGGTCGAGCGGTTTGACATTCCCTTCCATCTGGTCAGCCATGAAGGGTTCACCCGCGAAGAGCACGATCAGCACATGATCGCGCAGATCGATCAATATCAGCCTGACTTTGTTGTTCTGGCGAAATACATGCGTGTATTAACACCGGCATTTGTTCAACATTATCCGAACCAGGTTATCAACATTCACCACTCATTCCTGCCGGCATTTATCGGTGCCCGCCCGTACCATCAAGCCTATGAACGAGGCGTGAAAATCATCGGGGCTACGGCTCACTACGTGAACGACAGTTTGGACGAAGGCCCGATCATCATGCAGGACGTTATCAACGTCGACCATACCTATACGGCGGATGACATGATGCGCGCCGGACGCGACGTTGAGAAAAATGTGTTAAGCCGCGCGCTTTACCGGGTGCTGGCACAACGTGTTTTTGTCTACGGAAATCGCACCATTATTCTTTAA
- a CDS encoding YchJ family protein produces MPEICPCNSGLPYRSCCQPYLSNDAAAADPVTLMRSRYTAYVKHDVDYLIATWHPDHQPEKWRRSIQESCQDTLWLGLNILASAPGKTPDEGYVEFAARYTSASDKQQAGLMRERSRFLRHHDRWYYTDGIHLQTGRNERCPCGSGKKYKKCCGQ; encoded by the coding sequence GTGCCGGAAATTTGCCCCTGTAACAGCGGTCTGCCATACCGATCATGCTGTCAGCCGTATCTCAGCAATGATGCGGCGGCGGCCGACCCTGTTACGCTGATGCGCTCCCGCTATACGGCCTACGTTAAGCATGATGTGGACTACCTGATAGCGACCTGGCACCCCGATCATCAGCCGGAAAAATGGCGGCGTTCGATTCAGGAAAGTTGTCAGGACACGCTCTGGCTCGGGCTTAACATATTGGCTAGCGCGCCGGGTAAAACGCCGGACGAAGGTTATGTAGAATTCGCCGCCCGCTATACGTCCGCTAGCGATAAACAACAGGCTGGATTAATGCGAGAACGCTCACGCTTCCTTCGCCATCACGATCGCTGGTACTATACGGACGGCATTCATCTGCAAACCGGCAGAAATGAGCGCTGTCCGTGCGGTTCCGGCAAAAAATACAAAAAGTGTTGCGGACAGTAA